From the genome of Plasmodium relictum strain SGS1 genome assembly, contig: PRELSG_00_v1_416, whole genome shotgun sequence:
aatttcattatgaattttatctttattttggatgtaaatatatttatcataatttttttttcgtgcatgaacattttttttattagaagaatgatgtaatatattatttattatattaaattcatATGGATACAATGAATTATtacttatattattattattattattattttttacattaataTTACTAGTGCTCTTCAAATATCTTCTAAATTGCTCGAAGTTATccatttcaaaatttttactCTTCGatttatcataattatttagaCAAAAATTATCagatattttttcattattttgataataatataattcaaaataactaaaaaaattttcttctttttttaaatttattttattacttaGAAAGGTCctaaatttatataagttCTTGGAagtcttttttataataacatGTTTTTTAACTttgttctttttcttttttctatttatgtTACCTTCTTCATATATACAGTTTGCCTTAATATATGCGCTTATGTTATTTAATGAAACATTATGTTTTTTTGGATGTTTGACTTTCATATTTTATGAATTCTTAAAAGTagatatttctttttttttcttattttatagaGAGAcatcatttttctttttatgttaataattatttaatttctcAAAGAAAAATAGGGCAtaacaaatatttttgataaaaaaatataaaaagtgaGATAAAGTATCCCTACttatatacaataaaagaataaacaaataaaataaggaaaaataCTAATAAGATGTGTATACACAttctagaaaaaaaataacaaagtaaaaataaaattaaggaAAATAAAGTCAGTTAATAACGTATAATTGCTAGTAAAATTAGCAATATCatatatgttaaaaaaaaaatttagtgtAACCAtaataatatacaaaaaaaaaaggagaaaataacaaaaaattactttCGTACAATAATAGAATTAacaaattttcaaaaaagaTGGATTAGAAAAGTGATacaatataaaaagttattattaaaatataattttaatatacatttttttcttattacaTTAGAAAAAGGAaactttaattaaataaagttAGTTTAACAAATAAATGGAGTGTATCACTTAATATATTCCATAAAACGAATTTCATAATGAGGAAAAAacgaaagaaaaaaaaaaatggatttctatatagattttttaaaaaaagaataatatgaaaataaatatatgtcgTTTGTTTTTTACGTTtgaacttatatatatatatatatatatatatatatatatatatatatatatgtgtatatgTATATGTATATGTATTAATAAAGTATTTGcctattagaaaaaatttaattgaatacaaaaaaatataatgtaaaaataatgaaaataaaaaaatatattattaattctaatatttttaaaagttatATTGATATGAAAAAAggtttttattaatttaatttttgtaattaaaaagcTATATGTAATGAGAAGgagaaatataataataagtgaagataaaaaaaaaaaaaagatattttaataaaataatttgaaaaaacaatatattaattctttaagataattaaaataataagcAAAAAGAGGATGTGTACAAATGGATATTTTTAactaatttaatatttatttcttaataagagaaatacattttaattcttaaataattttgttttaaattgtaaaaaaataaaaattagattacgtatttattttaaaataaaaagaattatgttaaactatttttaatagtcgaaaatagaattaattctattaattttaaagaaaattcattataataaaaatacctTTAAACGTtaaaaatttgaatttttatggaaaaataaattttttgtcTTGTGCATTTAAAGTGCCCTTTAGTacatttatttgaaaaactTTAGTTATAGAattattgtatttttaagCTCTTTACACAAAATAATATGGATACttgtatatatgtttatttatTGTATCACACATCTTAATTTGAAGAAAAGTAAGGAAAATACGGTTTTAAAATGAAACATTATattgataattatttatcatatataattaaatatattacatgattttttatttattcataaatatttaaaatattttgaataaattaatttgcATGAGGGAAATAAAGTTGTTGAATCAATTTcctttcatttattaaaaaaaaaaaaaatagaaataagcATGAAACGCATTTATAATTGCACACATTTGAAATTATATGAGTACTTATctaaatattttactttatacctgaaataatattttttatgtgaattaatttaatttctatttattacaaaaaataaggGATgtaatatgtaaaaaaagaagagatAATTATggttttatatatttgaaaaaaaagaataaaaaaaatatatataattttaaaaaagtaaaaaaattttcataaattcTATTATTGTATGCCTTGTTAAAAATATCTACGGGAATATGTATAAtgatgatttattaattttttattcagtgactttgctagagtattaaacaaagaaattattaaataacgcgtataactaaatatactgATTTTTAGCGTACATACTTGTTTTCTATAATGTATAGtaatatttatcatatataacatttaatTTGATAAAATGACTTTGTATTGCTTAGCAGATATATATTTGCTTTGGTAAATGTATACTTATTTACAATGAATTCGTACActcttttaatttagaaacgcacaaaaaaaactattaaattataaaaaataacgaaaataaattttaagttatttatttttatttcaaaatatacaaattaaatataatacaaaCATGATACTTCTTCatgtattaatttttatataaggaaaacttaattctttttttaatttcaaaagaacagaaataaagaaatggctatatatatatatttttaattagcATCAGTGCATGTATAACTTGTATTTTCCTAACTAGTAAGTTAACTTTGTACATTATACAAGGTTAGtaaaatcttttattaaccaaatGAAGATgccatatataatttttcaagaattttattaataaattgttatttaATGCTCAAAGTAAAGCTCTTTCTAATTCATTGCTTTGTATATCATATTTAGCATATATtaaagtataaataaatattaatatttacatttaaaattaataataatttttaaaattttgatttacaattaaatttattgaaaGGGACATATTATAAACATTTTAAGtattcaaaaatttttatactttatatatgccttttttaaatgaagaatattaaataaaaattaactttttttttttttcttaaaaaatttataaaataaagaatatatattttatacattttatagaaataatagtctagaaataaaatattgtaCGATTATGAAATAATTTATGCTTTACTTCTGTATTCATATTATCCATATATAAAATGTACGATAAGTGggtaattatataaaatgcaCATATAAAATcgtaaaataagaaaataaatgatatttttattttgtctgCTAATCTAtctataaagttattttaatttttatagaggtgatttattaattgcatGCTCAAaaactttgctagagtattggtcaatgaataaattcattGCCCTTAATTGATATGCAGTTTTAAATTTTCcttgataaaaattatttatatatatgtttgcTTATTGAATAGTACTGATCAATTAGTAGGAccaaatttaatttttgccTTATCTACGAGTTCATTGCATGCAAAATCTAAAGTACTAGCACTGTGACAAACTTAGTGTGTctaataaaagttttttttttaatttttttatgggAGAGGAATGAAGGGTAAAAGAATGGCAAGTATATTgctttaattaaatttaacttatatatttttgttaaaaattatttgcttaattttgtattatatagagattttaatataaagttataaAGGAGTTCTAAACTTTGCTCTTTATTAGTTTGTATATTCATCACTTTTATTAAAGCCGTCggataataattaataaatcaagtattgaacaaataaattaataaagaacatgtataactaaatatatatatatatatatatatgtacttattttattatatatataatggcattttataatgtacaatatttaatttgaaataaataattctgTATTGcttaacatatatatgtttatttttataaatgtgtttttatttacaaagaataattatattcttttaattgaaaacacacaaaaaatttatgacaaataacaaaaattaaattctgatttattcaatattatttcaaaaatacaCATATTGAATGCAACATAagcattatactttttcatatattaagtttttatgtaagtaaaaattaattccttttttttaattctaacAAACGTCAACcgacaataaaaaaaaaaaaataatttaatttttttttttttttaatcacaAAGATGCatataaataaagtaaaaaaaaaaaaatatctttatatgttttttttttttttgaacggTTGTCTGTGTATGGCCGACATATTCCCTTGGATAGCagttcattttatttttcaaagtgttaacaatttttttattaaccaaagGGATAAGTTATGTCAATAAAGACAGAATTACTTTTTGTACATATAtagatttaaattttttttttcttatttatatacggataattaaaaaattcttctttttattttttttcacttattttaaaaataacattattCATAGGCACTTTGAGATCTAtatgaatattataaaaaaatatgtatataaacaagaaaaaaaagaaaaatatataaaaaataatgaattccATAAATCCAAAAAGAAGTTGAAgaaataagtaaaataataGTATAAATGAACTATATATCTATTTAGAATTGGTTCAAATAAGGTAAAATTAGCTACAAAAGATATATAGATATGGTTTTTTTctgaatattatttttcttaatatatatatatttttttttttaattatttataatttttttttttattttattaattttttgatatataaaaaaaaaaaattatttaatttttttttgaaaataattttcgaATGACctttttatgataaaaaattatattagaaaaaaattataataaaaatatatgtcgATGCATTATAAAAGGTAAAATATaggaataaaatatattattattagcattatatttttatattggTTTAATTGctaaatttataatagtaAATAAGACATGCTATAAGGATGTTTGCTTCttgaatttattatataatgaaaattaatgAGTTATCTATACACTTGGAGTACTTAGGAGCATGCTCAAATGATCATTCCACAATTGTTACTATGTTACTacagtgaaaaaaaaaagtcatttgttttttcttAGTACAATACTTtgataattttctttttattttttttgtcaactatgttttattaacaacattttttaaaaataaatttttcctttttttcattgtttATTAGTAGAGAAAATTAGAAAgaattatttgaattttttgtACTAATAGGTTAATATTTGATTTATCAATTGGGCATTCAATCACATTGATATAGTCatgaacaaacaaattaataaagataatgtATATATGTTTCTGTCGATTCGATTTATTGtaaaagtatatttattCTTGTAATATGTAgattttatacatataatttatgTAACCTAGCAATTACTATTTCGGAAGCATTTAattactttaataaaaacatacttttatttttattttgaatatattgattacataaaaattatttatttaaacaaaaagaaaaataagtttttaattaCTGTTTTTTAACAAtgtttcaaaaatatataaaaattagatATTAATAAAAGCAAAATACTTTTTGATTTCCTCTGATTTtcctattaaaaatttttctacTTAAAAATATGGTCAATTTGACCAAAAGAacaaatttacaaaaaacaTTTCACTATAATCCTCTTTATGTATTCCTCccaaaaaaaagtaaatatttttttttttaatttgaataaagataaattttAGCAAAATaaatacacaaaaaaaaaatgattaaatgactaattcataatttatgtataaacatttaattattatattataaaaggttaatGATATCTGTTAAAAACcaatattacaaaaaaaaaatttttgtagGATAAGTTTATAAACAATAAGCATATTGAAGTAATGTAAAAGAAATATCGTTAATAGAAATACCACTTATTCATATTGcttaaagtaaaaatttatattttgtgattttattaaaaattaaaaaaataatatatgttaTTAAATAGATCATtagattattatttataattatatcaaAAAAGAGTAATATCATAATTACAACCACAAACAATGTGACtcatatgaatatatataataaattttttaatagaaagTGTTCTTAAACTTTTAAGGTAAAgatagataaaataaaaataaagtaaaaaattagGTATACATGCATAATTTATTAGTTTATCTTTTGAATGTTTCTAAAGCATTTTAAACAGTTAAATAAGTAGAATGTAGAGAAATTCATATTATgcttatttattataaaatgttttattatatataattatataattttaaaatgattatagatataatataaaataaataaataaattttttttgtttattaacacaaaaataaacaactctataaaattaaaaaatgccTATAAAAGGTAATAATtttcgaaaaaaaaaaaaatataaaagaattaatacattaattttgttaattttattttaaaatatatttttttaaagcaaaaatatatttacgtATGTGTTTCTCTACATATCTCTATGATTAAAATTACGTTGCATATCATCgaaaaatatacatacatatatttttttttcattttgaaaGTGTTAATAACTATCATGTGTAAggatttcattatttttaaatttcatgaaggtaaataaaattttttatttatcatacgaatataaaatttattacatCATACTTATTAAagatgcattttttttttatattttaattcttagagaaatatttatttttattttaattgaaTTTAAATTGTCATGTTGTAAAGGATTAATTTGagttaaattattttgtgttttttttttttggagcacctattttataatttaaagatAGAAACGAATGAACAATAGATTAAAAAGAACAAAGAggaataatattatatttacaatataattattgaatataaaatacatgtatatatttttggcACTTATCATCTATTATATaagtttatataatatagtCAAAAATAGTTagtaaaagagaaaaaaaaataatcttttGATAAAACCACAtatttattatgaaaaaagaataaataattttttttcctaaaTTTGCATGCAcagaataaaaatacaaaataaaatccatttaaataaaataaaaaataaaaaataaaaaataaaaaataaaaaataaataattaaatcaaatgaaatataaaaatatttataaaaaattaaataattaataatttaaaaaaaaaatattgattattttttttatgaaattaatataaaaggCTAAAGACATTTTTTGTTCATTTGTGCATAAGttattatttcataattatattgcatttattaatttcttattaaaaatgaagatttcaaaattaatttatttatttaatattttatttgttatcCAAATATTGAAACCATATATCTGCTATGGTTTCACTCGTGAAAATGGAAATACTGATTCAGTTGAGGATATTGatgaatatttaaagaaaaaagatagaaataaaaaaattttaatttctacTGCAATTATAGCAGGAACATTACTTACAGCAGCTGCAATAGGAGGAGGATTGTATTTTACCAGGGATAAACGTAAATCTATATGGTCAAATGATAAATTAGGGG
Proteins encoded in this window:
- the ETRAMP gene encoding early transcribed membrane protein → MKISKLIYLFNILFVIQILKPYICYGFTRENGNTDSVEDIDEYLKKKDRNKKILISTAIIAGTLLTAAAIGGGLYFTRDKRKSIWSNDKLGDTAFEILMESELVASQKAVGCSGKSKAEKDKVINQKNIKSIINEEMDKHNVKFSSSQKREIYKFIPFISHIMKHNLKEYEKIYGNA